From Vitis vinifera cultivar Pinot Noir 40024 chromosome 5, ASM3070453v1, the proteins below share one genomic window:
- the LOC100244340 gene encoding cysteine-tryptophan domain-containing zinc finger protein 5 isoform X3: MEENELEEGGASYYKEEDNASIDPEIALSYIGEKLQDVLGHFQKDFEGGVSAENLGAKFGGYGSFLPTYQRSSIWSHPKTPQRVQNYNKAISPNTLLMEGCPQIAKAPSNAHPSVKLGTTSCDAPSLHMSRVPSGNISVKQDSFLPSAPVMEMSPSKHGTSNKLVNPTGRRVPKVRIKVGSVSAEKKNAEIYSGLGLDNSPSSSLGNSPDESGGMPLESQETLQESPTSILQIMTSFAVPEGVLLSPLHDSFICLIRKKKFPRNSKPVPALEGSQEQPALSPDEAATLLVDEQVLKEKKTRLVGKSERRAEVKHGSGMDFKNDMAFPLKEEVENQFPEGKEHFSNDLKFTSLSNTLHDVGDSGKGTGRATEIFGEPNKDGLKERVFFSDLDKEEPLEPITGQDSGTSVQRNVKSSSLENTWECGVACSNKNVSADPREDVRYKGNKLPGQFRADSDMFRGKEDTDVGEMDPQQWKLGQKAVSHDHGRITMSCKKEKQLWEGKKKLKGAQINGEPAPHLAEEGLRIGFCSAPKDKHNLKSQKDTGEVEDNPRELLTDRKSEQMADRIDPLKRPGERAKVSDFKDVEKGGSAFFKSKGRSSGKRVENQYASEASLQVALNPPFTENRSTTKMVPAAVAPVVIEENWVCCDSCQKWRLLPFGKKPEHLPEKWLCSMLSWLPGLNHCDISEEETTKALNALYQLSIPESQTSMHNHVNGIASGVTLDDVRHPAQNHQNPSSHDMPNEGKKKYGCKKMSNAGDLEQTKTKSKREADNYGGEASKKAKTEDACYSGKNCNFKHGRDLGKVCLISDTTLPAKATGKEVIKSNEICYSVDSNCDKKDKMLLSVKKLEDQAQVSLHGGSLAMKTSDKRDIALEERKLNEWEDIENQTDVCQITKDHIQENKVFVKKENSEMEFRKEKKTKLSIERVESNTSKGDDRSRKGVMTRILLSGTKDDEVDNIEEVRIIEKNQQHKMCEEKIASQQTLDSIDSMKKDLGTGKVSMAATSSSSKVSGSRKTRANFQEVKGSPAESVSSSPLRASKLDNLTSDKGGILRKDDATDGGLSMVGNLGRCLNGVGNRSCNQSGAPIKEKVSSVFPPKSLELHALDNRDGDAKPKFSAKAKPSELRNSRLVKGDAVTSEQHHEYGNDLHAVEHCDNENHFCDSALFPQKSSRGSSMRSKENNRRSRSDFDSDKMKVCDPLNEQEDLHASKSLRCKLENDTQHLAPHPETVSDVKHSFPGRGCIKYNDDEKNHVNKGNSLGKWSGDIKKENQLKFREYEGSNLKLGDSCSLYKSATPQKFLNKSFAKKTDLKELESRGETLQLFPYHEGERETLARDFQSVPGSQKERVFDLCSVGASASADVSKVLKEPGNAGIKNGTRQSLGHLLPNEHRVRDLSISSPMRKDSFGPSATNALKEAKDLRDYADRLKSSGFGFESYETYFQAAVKFLHGASLLETCNSDGGKNGVMTQIQAYSTAAKLCERCAHEYERRQEMAAAALAYKCMEVACMRVVYCKHSSINRDRHELQATLQIAPKGASPSSSASDIDNLNNQTMTDKAALSKVSHVGGKHVIVARNHPNFVRLLDFAQDVNFAIEASRKSQKAFVAANLLLEEAQNREGITSVRRVIDFSFQDVEGLIRLVRLAQEAIS, translated from the exons ATGGAAGAGAATGAGCTCGAGGAAGGCGGGGCTTCCTACTACAAGGAGGAAGACAACGCAAGCATTGACCCTGAAATCGCTCTCTCTTACATT GGTGAGAAGCTTCAAGATGTTTTGGGACATTTTCAAAAGGATTTTGAAGGTGGGGTTTCTGCAGAGAATTTGG GGGCAAAGTTTGGTGGCTATGGTTCATTTCTACCAACTTATCAGCGTTCTTCTATCTGGTCTCATCCAAAGACTCCACAGAGAGTCCAGAACTACAATAAGGCAATATCTCCTAACACTTTACTGATGGAG GGTTGCCCTCAGATTGCTAAAGCACCCTCAAATGCTCACCCATCTGTGAAGCTTGGAACTACTTCCTGCGATGCCCCTTCATTGCATATGTCAAGAGTCCCATCTGGGAATATTTCAGTCAAACAAGATTCGTTCTTACCTTCTGCTCCAGTCATGGAGATGTCACCCTCAAAACATGGAACTTCAAATAAATTAGTTAATCCCACTGGCCGGAGAGTGCCAAAGGTTAGAATCAAAGTGGGTTCCGTTAGTgctgagaaaaaaaatgctgaAATCTATAGTGGACTTGGGCTTGATAATTCTCCATCTTCATCACTGGGGAATAGCCCTGATGAAAGTGGAGGGATGCCACTTGAATCTCAAGAGACACTGCAGGAATCTCCCACCAGCATTCTTCAG ATTATGACTTCGTTCGCTGTTCCTGAGGGTGTACTGTTATCACCTCTTCATGACAGCTTCATTTGCttgataagaaagaaaaaatttccaAGAAACAGTAAACCTGTGCCTGCTCTTGAAGGCAGTCAAGAACAACCTGCTTTATCACCAGATGAGGCAGCTACATTGCTGGTTGATGAGCAGGTtctaaaagagaagaaaacaaggtTAGTCGGGAAAAGTGAACGGCGAGCAGAAGTGAAGCATGGGAGTGGTATGGATTTTAAGAATGACATGGCATTTCCTTTGAAGGAAGAAGTAGAAAATCAGTTCCCAGAAGGCAAGGAGCATTTCTCCAATGACTTGAAATTCACATCTCTTTCCAACACACTACATGATGTTGGGGATTCTGGCAAAGGTACTGGCAGGGCAACTGAAATTTTCGGGGAGCCCAATAAAGATGGGTTGAAAGAAAGAGTATTCTTTTCTGACTTGGATAAGGAAGAGCCTTTGGAGCCAATAACTGGTCAAGACAGTGGCACAAGCGTGCAACGAAATGTTAAGAGTAGTTCTCTGGAAAATACTTGGGAATGCGGGGTGGCATGTTCCAATAAGAATGTTTCTGCTGATCCTAGAGAAGATGTCAGGTACAAAGGTAACAAGCTTCCTGGTCAATTTAGAGCTGACTCAGATATGTTTAGGGGTAAGGAAGATACTGATGTTGGAGAAATGGATCCTCAACAATGGAAGCTTGGCCAAAAAGCTGTATCACATGATCACGGTAGAATTACGATGTCCTGCAAGAAGGAAAAACAGCTGTGGGAGGGCAAAAAGAAGTTAAAGGGAGCCCAAATTAATGGTGAGCCTGCTCCCCATTTAGCAGAGGAAGGCTTGAGGATTGGATTTTGTTCAGCACCAAAAGATAAGCATAATTTGAAGTCCCAAAAAGATACTGGAGAGGTCGAGGATAATCCTAGAGAATTATTGACAGACAGAAAATCAGAACAGATGGCTGACCGAATAGATCCACTAAAGAGACCTGGTGAGAGGGCAAAGGTTTCTGATTTTAAGGATGTTGAGAAAGGAGGGAGTGCATTCTTTAAGTCAAAGGGAAGATCAAGCGGAAAAAGAGTTGAAAACCAGTATGCATCTGAGGCATCTTTACAAGTGGCCCTGAATCCACCTTTTACAGAAAACAGATCCACCACAAAGATGGTGCCAGCAGCAGTGGCTCCTGTAGTCATAGAAGAAAATTGGGTGTGCTGTGACAGTTGCCAGAAGTGGCGGCTTCTACCATTTGGTAAAAAGCCTGAACACCTCCCTGAGAAGTGGCTGTGTAGCATGCTAAGCTGGCT GCCTGGGTTGAACCACTGTGATATCAGTGAGGAGGAAACAACAAAGGCTCTTAATGCATTGTACCAACTTTCTATTCCTGAGAGCCAAACTAGCATGCACAATCATGTCAATGGAATTGCATCTGGAGTAACTTTGGATGATGTACGACATCCTGCCCAGAACCATCAAAATCCCAGTTCTCATGACATGCCTaatgaaggaaagaagaaatATGGATGCAAAAAAATGTCGAATGCAG GTGATCTGGAGCAAACGAAGACAAAAAGTAAAAGGGAAGCTGATAATTATGGGGGTGAAGCTTCTAAGAAAGCTAAAACAGAAGATGCTTGTTATAGCGGTAAAAATTGCAATTTCAAACATGGCAGGGACCTTGGAAAGGTTTGCCTCATTTCTGACACCACTTTGCCAGCTAAGGCAACTGGGAAGGAAGTGATCAAATCCAATGAAATCTGTTATTCAGTGGATTCAAATTGTGATAAAAAGGACAAGATGCTACTTTCTGTAAAGAAACTGGAAGACCAAGCTCAGGTCTCTCTGCATGGTGGGTCATTGGCTATGAAAACAAGTGATAAAAGGGATATTGCTCTGGAGGAGAGGAAATTGAACGAGTGGGAGGACATTGAGAACCAGACAGATGTATGTCAAATTACCAAGGATCATATCCAGGAAAACAAGGTTTTTGTGAAGAAGGAGAATAGTGAGATGGAAttcagaaaggaaaagaaaaccaaGCTGTCTATTGAGCGGGTGGAGTCCAATACAAGTAAGGGTGATGATAGATCAAGAAAAGGTGTGATGACCAGAATCCTCTTGTCAGGTACTAAAGATGATGAAGTTGACAATATAGAAGAGGTgagaattattgagaaaaacCAGCAACACAAAATGTGTGAAGAAAAGATCGCATCTCAACAAACGTTGGACAGTATTGACTCAATGAAAAAGGATTTGGGAACTGGGAAAGTTTCAATGGCAGCCACTTCAAGCTCTTCAAAGGTTTCAGGTTCTCGTAAAACTAGAGCCAACTTCCAAGAAGTGAAAGGCTCACCAGCAGAATCAGTCTCTTCATCTCCTCTGAGGGCCTCTAAATTAGACAACCTTACATCAGATAAAGGAGGCATTTTAAGAAAAGATGATGCCACAGATGGTGGTCTTTCCATGGTGGGTAACCTGGGAAGATGTTTGAATGGGGTAGGCAACAGAAGTTGCAATCAGTCTGGAGCACCAATAAAGGAGAAAGTATCCTCTGTCTTCCCTCCTAAATCCCTTGAACTTCATGCTCTTGATAACCGGGATGGAGATGCTAAACCCAAGTTCAGTGCCAAGGCTAAACCTTCTGAACTTCGGAACAGCCGTTTGGTGAAGGGTGATGCTGTTACCTCAGAACAACATCATGAGTATGGCAATGATCTGCATGCTGTGGAACATTGTGACAATGAAAATCATTTCTGTGATAGTGCATTATTTCCACAGAAATCTAGTAGAGGTTCCTCTATGCGGTCGAAGGAGAATAACAGAAGGTCCAGATCTGATTTTGATAGTGATAAGATGAAGGTCTGTGATCCGCTGAATGAGCAGGAAGATTTGCATGCAAGCAAGAGCCTGAGGTGTAAGTTAGAAAATGATACCCAACATCTTGCACCCCACCCTGAAACAGTTAGTGATGTAAAGCACAGTTTTCCTGGTCGAGGTTGTATTAAGTATAATGATGATGAGAAGAATCATGTTAACAAGGGGAATTCTTTAGGGAAATGGTCAGGTGAcatcaaaaaagaaaatcagTTAAAATTTAGAGAATATGAGGGTTCAAATCTGAAATTGGGTGATTCATGTAGCCTTTATAAGAGTGCTACTCCTCAAAAATTTTTGAATAAGAGTTTTGCAAAGAAAACTGATCTGAAAGAATTAGAGTCAAGAGGTGAGACACTACAATTGTTCCCTTATCATGAAGGTGAACGTGAAACTCTGGCTCGGGATTTCCAATCAGTACCAGGATCCCAGAAAGAAAGGGTCTTTGATTTATGTTCAGTTGGTGCCTCTGCCTCTGCTGATGTGTCAAAAGTATTAAAGGAGCCTGGAAATGCTGGTATCAAGAATGGAACTCGACAGAGCTTGGGTCATCTCCTGCCTAATGAACACAGGGTCAGGGATCTAAGCATCTCTAGTCCCATGAGAAAGGATTCTTTTGGTCCTAGTGCCACTAATGCCCTGAAAGAAGCCAAAGATCTCAGAGACTATGCTGATCGtcttaag AGCTCTGGTTTTGGTTTTGAAAGTTATGAGACATACTTCCAAGCTGCTGTAAAGTTTCTTCATGGTGCTTCACTTCTAGAAACTTGCAATAGTGATGGTGGGAAAAATGGGGTGATGACTCAAATTCAGGCATATAGTACTGCAGCTAAACTTTGCGA ACGCTGTGCCCATGAATATGAGAGACGGCAAGAAATGGCAGCTGCTGCTTTAGCATACAAATGCATGGAGGTGGCGTGCATGAGGGTAGTTTACTGCAAACATTCCAGTATAAATAGAGATCGGCATGAGCTGCAAGCAACTTTACAAATTGCTCCTAAAG GTGCATCTCCGTCATCTTCAGCATCAGATATCGATAATTTAAACAATCAAACAATGACTGATAAGGCTGCTCTGTCCAAGGTTTCTCATGTTGGTGGAAAGCATGTCATTGTTGCTCGTAACCATCCTAACTTTGTTCGGCTTCTTGATTTT GCACAGGATGTAAATTTTGCTATTGAGGCCTCAAGAAAATCACAGAAGGCTTTTGTGGCTGCTAATTTACTCCTGGAAGAGGCACAGAATAGGGAGGGTATCACTTCTGTTAGAAGGGTTATTGACTTCAGCTTCCAAGATGTAGAGGGACTCATTCGTTTGGTTCGGCTTGCACAGGAGGCCATTAGTTAG
- the LOC100244340 gene encoding cysteine-tryptophan domain-containing zinc finger protein 7 isoform X2, protein MEENELEEGGASYYKEEDNASIDPEIALSYIGEKLQDVLGHFQKDFEGAKFGGYGSFLPTYQRSSIWSHPKTPQRVQNYNKAISPNTLLMEGCPQIAKAPSNAHPSVKLGTTSCDAPSLHMSRVPSGNISVKQDSFLPSAPVMEMSPSKHGTSNKLVNPTGRRVPKVRIKVGSVSAEKKNAEIYSGLGLDNSPSSSLGNSPDESGGMPLESQETLQESPTSILQIMTSFAVPEGVLLSPLHDSFICLIRKKKFPRNSKPVPALEGSQEQPALSPDEAATLLVDEQVLKEKKTRLVGKSERRAEVKHGSGMDFKNDMAFPLKEEVENQFPEGKEHFSNDLKFTSLSNTLHDVGDSGKGTGRATEIFGEPNKDGLKERVFFSDLDKEEPLEPITGQDSGTSVQRNVKSSSLENTWECGVACSNKNVSADPREDVRYKGNKLPGQFRADSDMFRGKEDTDVGEMDPQQWKLGQKAVSHDHGRITMSCKKEKQLWEGKKKLKGAQINGEPAPHLAEEGLRIGFCSAPKDKHNLKSQKDTGEVEDNPRELLTDRKSEQMADRIDPLKRPGERAKVSDFKDVEKGGSAFFKSKGRSSGKRVENQYASEASLQVALNPPFTENRSTTKMVPAAVAPVVIEENWVCCDSCQKWRLLPFGKKPEHLPEKWLCSMLSWLPGLNHCDISEEETTKALNALYQLSIPESQTSMHNHVNGIASGVTLDDVRHPAQNHQNPSSHDMPNEGKKKYGCKKMSNAGNNSGQIPNSAKNHRQEPLKSRSLIDMHKLDVEKHIHKQKEKNMKKGDLEQTKTKSKREADNYGGEASKKAKTEDACYSGKNCNFKHGRDLGKVCLISDTTLPAKATGKEVIKSNEICYSVDSNCDKKDKMLLSVKKLEDQAQVSLHGGSLAMKTSDKRDIALEERKLNEWEDIENQTDVCQITKDHIQENKVFVKKENSEMEFRKEKKTKLSIERVESNTSKGDDRSRKGVMTRILLSGTKDDEVDNIEEVRIIEKNQQHKMCEEKIASQQTLDSIDSMKKDLGTGKVSMAATSSSSKVSGSRKTRANFQEVKGSPAESVSSSPLRASKLDNLTSDKGGILRKDDATDGGLSMVGNLGRCLNGVGNRSCNQSGAPIKEKVSSVFPPKSLELHALDNRDGDAKPKFSAKAKPSELRNSRLVKGDAVTSEQHHEYGNDLHAVEHCDNENHFCDSALFPQKSSRGSSMRSKENNRRSRSDFDSDKMKVCDPLNEQEDLHASKSLRCKLENDTQHLAPHPETVSDVKHSFPGRGCIKYNDDEKNHVNKGNSLGKWSGDIKKENQLKFREYEGSNLKLGDSCSLYKSATPQKFLNKSFAKKTDLKELESRGETLQLFPYHEGERETLARDFQSVPGSQKERVFDLCSVGASASADVSKVLKEPGNAGIKNGTRQSLGHLLPNEHRVRDLSISSPMRKDSFGPSATNALKEAKDLRDYADRLKSSGFGFESYETYFQAAVKFLHGASLLETCNSDGGKNGVMTQIQAYSTAAKLCERCAHEYERRQEMAAAALAYKCMEVACMRVVYCKHSSINRDRHELQATLQIAPKGASPSSSASDIDNLNNQTMTDKAALSKVSHVGGKHVIVARNHPNFVRLLDFAQDVNFAIEASRKSQKAFVAANLLLEEAQNREGITSVRRVIDFSFQDVEGLIRLVRLAQEAIS, encoded by the exons ATGGAAGAGAATGAGCTCGAGGAAGGCGGGGCTTCCTACTACAAGGAGGAAGACAACGCAAGCATTGACCCTGAAATCGCTCTCTCTTACATT GGTGAGAAGCTTCAAGATGTTTTGGGACATTTTCAAAAGGATTTTGAAG GGGCAAAGTTTGGTGGCTATGGTTCATTTCTACCAACTTATCAGCGTTCTTCTATCTGGTCTCATCCAAAGACTCCACAGAGAGTCCAGAACTACAATAAGGCAATATCTCCTAACACTTTACTGATGGAG GGTTGCCCTCAGATTGCTAAAGCACCCTCAAATGCTCACCCATCTGTGAAGCTTGGAACTACTTCCTGCGATGCCCCTTCATTGCATATGTCAAGAGTCCCATCTGGGAATATTTCAGTCAAACAAGATTCGTTCTTACCTTCTGCTCCAGTCATGGAGATGTCACCCTCAAAACATGGAACTTCAAATAAATTAGTTAATCCCACTGGCCGGAGAGTGCCAAAGGTTAGAATCAAAGTGGGTTCCGTTAGTgctgagaaaaaaaatgctgaAATCTATAGTGGACTTGGGCTTGATAATTCTCCATCTTCATCACTGGGGAATAGCCCTGATGAAAGTGGAGGGATGCCACTTGAATCTCAAGAGACACTGCAGGAATCTCCCACCAGCATTCTTCAG ATTATGACTTCGTTCGCTGTTCCTGAGGGTGTACTGTTATCACCTCTTCATGACAGCTTCATTTGCttgataagaaagaaaaaatttccaAGAAACAGTAAACCTGTGCCTGCTCTTGAAGGCAGTCAAGAACAACCTGCTTTATCACCAGATGAGGCAGCTACATTGCTGGTTGATGAGCAGGTtctaaaagagaagaaaacaaggtTAGTCGGGAAAAGTGAACGGCGAGCAGAAGTGAAGCATGGGAGTGGTATGGATTTTAAGAATGACATGGCATTTCCTTTGAAGGAAGAAGTAGAAAATCAGTTCCCAGAAGGCAAGGAGCATTTCTCCAATGACTTGAAATTCACATCTCTTTCCAACACACTACATGATGTTGGGGATTCTGGCAAAGGTACTGGCAGGGCAACTGAAATTTTCGGGGAGCCCAATAAAGATGGGTTGAAAGAAAGAGTATTCTTTTCTGACTTGGATAAGGAAGAGCCTTTGGAGCCAATAACTGGTCAAGACAGTGGCACAAGCGTGCAACGAAATGTTAAGAGTAGTTCTCTGGAAAATACTTGGGAATGCGGGGTGGCATGTTCCAATAAGAATGTTTCTGCTGATCCTAGAGAAGATGTCAGGTACAAAGGTAACAAGCTTCCTGGTCAATTTAGAGCTGACTCAGATATGTTTAGGGGTAAGGAAGATACTGATGTTGGAGAAATGGATCCTCAACAATGGAAGCTTGGCCAAAAAGCTGTATCACATGATCACGGTAGAATTACGATGTCCTGCAAGAAGGAAAAACAGCTGTGGGAGGGCAAAAAGAAGTTAAAGGGAGCCCAAATTAATGGTGAGCCTGCTCCCCATTTAGCAGAGGAAGGCTTGAGGATTGGATTTTGTTCAGCACCAAAAGATAAGCATAATTTGAAGTCCCAAAAAGATACTGGAGAGGTCGAGGATAATCCTAGAGAATTATTGACAGACAGAAAATCAGAACAGATGGCTGACCGAATAGATCCACTAAAGAGACCTGGTGAGAGGGCAAAGGTTTCTGATTTTAAGGATGTTGAGAAAGGAGGGAGTGCATTCTTTAAGTCAAAGGGAAGATCAAGCGGAAAAAGAGTTGAAAACCAGTATGCATCTGAGGCATCTTTACAAGTGGCCCTGAATCCACCTTTTACAGAAAACAGATCCACCACAAAGATGGTGCCAGCAGCAGTGGCTCCTGTAGTCATAGAAGAAAATTGGGTGTGCTGTGACAGTTGCCAGAAGTGGCGGCTTCTACCATTTGGTAAAAAGCCTGAACACCTCCCTGAGAAGTGGCTGTGTAGCATGCTAAGCTGGCT GCCTGGGTTGAACCACTGTGATATCAGTGAGGAGGAAACAACAAAGGCTCTTAATGCATTGTACCAACTTTCTATTCCTGAGAGCCAAACTAGCATGCACAATCATGTCAATGGAATTGCATCTGGAGTAACTTTGGATGATGTACGACATCCTGCCCAGAACCATCAAAATCCCAGTTCTCATGACATGCCTaatgaaggaaagaagaaatATGGATGCAAAAAAATGTCGAATGCAGGTAACAATAGTGGTCAGATTCCAAATTCTGCAAAGAACCATAGGCAGGAACCTTTGAAAAGCAGAAGCTTAATTGACATGCACAAATTAGATGTTGAAAAACACATACATAAACAAAAGGAGAAGAATATGAAAAAGG GTGATCTGGAGCAAACGAAGACAAAAAGTAAAAGGGAAGCTGATAATTATGGGGGTGAAGCTTCTAAGAAAGCTAAAACAGAAGATGCTTGTTATAGCGGTAAAAATTGCAATTTCAAACATGGCAGGGACCTTGGAAAGGTTTGCCTCATTTCTGACACCACTTTGCCAGCTAAGGCAACTGGGAAGGAAGTGATCAAATCCAATGAAATCTGTTATTCAGTGGATTCAAATTGTGATAAAAAGGACAAGATGCTACTTTCTGTAAAGAAACTGGAAGACCAAGCTCAGGTCTCTCTGCATGGTGGGTCATTGGCTATGAAAACAAGTGATAAAAGGGATATTGCTCTGGAGGAGAGGAAATTGAACGAGTGGGAGGACATTGAGAACCAGACAGATGTATGTCAAATTACCAAGGATCATATCCAGGAAAACAAGGTTTTTGTGAAGAAGGAGAATAGTGAGATGGAAttcagaaaggaaaagaaaaccaaGCTGTCTATTGAGCGGGTGGAGTCCAATACAAGTAAGGGTGATGATAGATCAAGAAAAGGTGTGATGACCAGAATCCTCTTGTCAGGTACTAAAGATGATGAAGTTGACAATATAGAAGAGGTgagaattattgagaaaaacCAGCAACACAAAATGTGTGAAGAAAAGATCGCATCTCAACAAACGTTGGACAGTATTGACTCAATGAAAAAGGATTTGGGAACTGGGAAAGTTTCAATGGCAGCCACTTCAAGCTCTTCAAAGGTTTCAGGTTCTCGTAAAACTAGAGCCAACTTCCAAGAAGTGAAAGGCTCACCAGCAGAATCAGTCTCTTCATCTCCTCTGAGGGCCTCTAAATTAGACAACCTTACATCAGATAAAGGAGGCATTTTAAGAAAAGATGATGCCACAGATGGTGGTCTTTCCATGGTGGGTAACCTGGGAAGATGTTTGAATGGGGTAGGCAACAGAAGTTGCAATCAGTCTGGAGCACCAATAAAGGAGAAAGTATCCTCTGTCTTCCCTCCTAAATCCCTTGAACTTCATGCTCTTGATAACCGGGATGGAGATGCTAAACCCAAGTTCAGTGCCAAGGCTAAACCTTCTGAACTTCGGAACAGCCGTTTGGTGAAGGGTGATGCTGTTACCTCAGAACAACATCATGAGTATGGCAATGATCTGCATGCTGTGGAACATTGTGACAATGAAAATCATTTCTGTGATAGTGCATTATTTCCACAGAAATCTAGTAGAGGTTCCTCTATGCGGTCGAAGGAGAATAACAGAAGGTCCAGATCTGATTTTGATAGTGATAAGATGAAGGTCTGTGATCCGCTGAATGAGCAGGAAGATTTGCATGCAAGCAAGAGCCTGAGGTGTAAGTTAGAAAATGATACCCAACATCTTGCACCCCACCCTGAAACAGTTAGTGATGTAAAGCACAGTTTTCCTGGTCGAGGTTGTATTAAGTATAATGATGATGAGAAGAATCATGTTAACAAGGGGAATTCTTTAGGGAAATGGTCAGGTGAcatcaaaaaagaaaatcagTTAAAATTTAGAGAATATGAGGGTTCAAATCTGAAATTGGGTGATTCATGTAGCCTTTATAAGAGTGCTACTCCTCAAAAATTTTTGAATAAGAGTTTTGCAAAGAAAACTGATCTGAAAGAATTAGAGTCAAGAGGTGAGACACTACAATTGTTCCCTTATCATGAAGGTGAACGTGAAACTCTGGCTCGGGATTTCCAATCAGTACCAGGATCCCAGAAAGAAAGGGTCTTTGATTTATGTTCAGTTGGTGCCTCTGCCTCTGCTGATGTGTCAAAAGTATTAAAGGAGCCTGGAAATGCTGGTATCAAGAATGGAACTCGACAGAGCTTGGGTCATCTCCTGCCTAATGAACACAGGGTCAGGGATCTAAGCATCTCTAGTCCCATGAGAAAGGATTCTTTTGGTCCTAGTGCCACTAATGCCCTGAAAGAAGCCAAAGATCTCAGAGACTATGCTGATCGtcttaag AGCTCTGGTTTTGGTTTTGAAAGTTATGAGACATACTTCCAAGCTGCTGTAAAGTTTCTTCATGGTGCTTCACTTCTAGAAACTTGCAATAGTGATGGTGGGAAAAATGGGGTGATGACTCAAATTCAGGCATATAGTACTGCAGCTAAACTTTGCGA ACGCTGTGCCCATGAATATGAGAGACGGCAAGAAATGGCAGCTGCTGCTTTAGCATACAAATGCATGGAGGTGGCGTGCATGAGGGTAGTTTACTGCAAACATTCCAGTATAAATAGAGATCGGCATGAGCTGCAAGCAACTTTACAAATTGCTCCTAAAG GTGCATCTCCGTCATCTTCAGCATCAGATATCGATAATTTAAACAATCAAACAATGACTGATAAGGCTGCTCTGTCCAAGGTTTCTCATGTTGGTGGAAAGCATGTCATTGTTGCTCGTAACCATCCTAACTTTGTTCGGCTTCTTGATTTT GCACAGGATGTAAATTTTGCTATTGAGGCCTCAAGAAAATCACAGAAGGCTTTTGTGGCTGCTAATTTACTCCTGGAAGAGGCACAGAATAGGGAGGGTATCACTTCTGTTAGAAGGGTTATTGACTTCAGCTTCCAAGATGTAGAGGGACTCATTCGTTTGGTTCGGCTTGCACAGGAGGCCATTAGTTAG